A genomic window from Maylandia zebra isolate NMK-2024a linkage group LG20, Mzebra_GT3a, whole genome shotgun sequence includes:
- the dpm1 gene encoding dolichol-phosphate mannosyltransferase subunit 1 codes for MASRKTSRPNRDSGDKYSVLLPTYNERENLPLIVWLLVKYFGESGFNYEIIVIDDGSPDGTLEVAEQLQKVYGEDKILLRPRAKKLGLGTAYIHGMKHASGNFIIIMDADLSHHPKFIPEFIQKQKEGNYDLVSGTRYRGNGGVYGWDLRRKLISRGANFLAQVLLRPGASDLTGSFRLYKKKVLESLVEQCVSKGYVFQMEMIVRARQLNYTIGEVPISFVDRVYGESKLGGNEIVSYAKGLLMLFATT; via the exons ATGGCAAGCAGGAAAACTTCCCGGCCAAACCGAGACAGCGGGGACAAATACTCAGTACTATTACCCACCTACAACGAAAGAGAAAACCTGCCTTTAATAGTGTGGCTGCTTGTCAAGTATTTCGGGGAAAG tggGTTTAACTACGAGATAATTGTTATTGACGACGGAAGCCCAGATGGGACACTGGAGGTGGCAGAACAGCTTCAGAAAGTCTATGGGGAGGACAAGATC CTGCTACGACCAAGAGCAAAAAAATTAGGCCTAG GCACTGCCTACATTCACGGCATGAAGCATGCTTCTGGGAACTTCATCATCATAATGGATGCAGATCTTTCCCATCAT CCCAAGTTTATCCCAGAGTTTATTCA GAAGCAGAAGGAAGGCAATTACGACCTGGTTTCTGGTACTCGATACCGAGGGAACGGAGGGGTTTACGGCTGGGACCTTCGCAGGAAACTCATCAG TCGGGGGGCCAACTTTTTGGCTCAGGTGTTGTTGAGACCTGGTGCTTCAGATCTCACAGGCAGCTTCAG ACTATACAAGAAAAAGGTGCTGGAGAGTCTTGTTGAGCAGTGTGTGTCCAAAGGCTACGTCTTTCAGATGGAAATGATCGTCCGAGCCAGACAACTCAACTACACAATCGGAGAG GTACCCATTTCCTTTGTGGACCGAGTTTATGGAGAGTCCAAACTAGGAGGGAATGAGATCGTATCGTACGCAAAGGGACTGCTCATGCTTTTTGCCACAACATGA